The Anas acuta chromosome 2, bAnaAcu1.1, whole genome shotgun sequence genome contains a region encoding:
- the TMEM196 gene encoding transmembrane protein 196 isoform X3 → MCTSSQIIGSLLVLSVLEIGLGVSSVAVGAVSFSLVLTEHKPQLGDSSPFLLCGICGILCAKKKSGLVMILFSACCICGLIGGILNFQFLRALTKKSSALYSLHLASMSLACIGIGGCTLSSWLTCRLASYEQRRMFSEREHSLHHSHEMAEKRLRGIEITDLPSCPVVPPAPELPPRK, encoded by the exons ATGTGCACCAGCAGCCAGATCATCGGGAGCCTCCTGGTGCTCTCCGTGCTGGAGATAGGGTTAGGGGTGTCCAGCGTGGCCGTGGGGGCGGTCAGTTTCAGCCTGGTCCTCACAGAGCATAAACCTCAGCTGGGAGACTCTTCTCCG tttctgctttgtGGCATATGTGGAATATTGTGcgccaaaaaaaaatctggactTGTT ATGATCCTTTTTTCTGCCTGTTGCATCTGTGGACTTATCGGAggaattttaaattttcaatttcttcGTGCTCTGACAAAGAAGTCATCTGCTCTCTATTCTTTGCATCTTGCCTCCATGTCTCTTGCATGCATTGGAATTGGTGGTTGCACCCTTTCTTCATGGCTCACTTGTCGGCTAGCCAGCTATGAACAAAGGCGTATGTTCTCAGAAAGAGAACATTCATTGCATCACTCCCATGAAATGGCAGAAAAA aGATTGAGGGGTATTGAAATAACCGACCTGCCCAGCTGCCCGGTGGTTCCCCCGGCACCAGAGTTACCTCCAAG GAAATGA
- the TMEM196 gene encoding transmembrane protein 196 isoform X5, whose translation MCTSSQIIGSLLVLSVLEIGLGVSSVAVGAVSFSLVLTEHKPQLGDSSPFLLCGICGILCAKKKSGLVMILFSACCICGLIGGILNFQFLRALTKKSSALYSLHLASMSLACIGIGGCTLSSWLTCRLASYEQRRMFSEREHSLHHSHEMAEKEMTDNLSNGGPHLIYNGSVY comes from the exons ATGTGCACCAGCAGCCAGATCATCGGGAGCCTCCTGGTGCTCTCCGTGCTGGAGATAGGGTTAGGGGTGTCCAGCGTGGCCGTGGGGGCGGTCAGTTTCAGCCTGGTCCTCACAGAGCATAAACCTCAGCTGGGAGACTCTTCTCCG tttctgctttgtGGCATATGTGGAATATTGTGcgccaaaaaaaaatctggactTGTT ATGATCCTTTTTTCTGCCTGTTGCATCTGTGGACTTATCGGAggaattttaaattttcaatttcttcGTGCTCTGACAAAGAAGTCATCTGCTCTCTATTCTTTGCATCTTGCCTCCATGTCTCTTGCATGCATTGGAATTGGTGGTTGCACCCTTTCTTCATGGCTCACTTGTCGGCTAGCCAGCTATGAACAAAGGCGTATGTTCTCAGAAAGAGAACATTCATTGCATCACTCCCATGAAATGGCAGAAAAA GAAATGACAGACAACCTAAGCAATGGCGGCCCACATCTGATTTATAATGGAAGTGTATACTAA
- the TMEM196 gene encoding transmembrane protein 196 isoform X2, giving the protein MCTSSQIIGSLLVLSVLEIGLGVSSVAVGAVSFSLVLTEHKPQLGDSSPVWSGFLLCGICGILCAKKKSGLVMILFSACCICGLIGGILNFQFLRALTKKSSALYSLHLASMSLACIGIGGCTLSSWLTCRLASYEQRRMFSEREHSLHHSHEMAEKRLRGIEITDLPSCPVVPPAPELPPRK; this is encoded by the exons ATGTGCACCAGCAGCCAGATCATCGGGAGCCTCCTGGTGCTCTCCGTGCTGGAGATAGGGTTAGGGGTGTCCAGCGTGGCCGTGGGGGCGGTCAGTTTCAGCCTGGTCCTCACAGAGCATAAACCTCAGCTGGGAGACTCTTCTCCGGTATGGAGCGGG tttctgctttgtGGCATATGTGGAATATTGTGcgccaaaaaaaaatctggactTGTT ATGATCCTTTTTTCTGCCTGTTGCATCTGTGGACTTATCGGAggaattttaaattttcaatttcttcGTGCTCTGACAAAGAAGTCATCTGCTCTCTATTCTTTGCATCTTGCCTCCATGTCTCTTGCATGCATTGGAATTGGTGGTTGCACCCTTTCTTCATGGCTCACTTGTCGGCTAGCCAGCTATGAACAAAGGCGTATGTTCTCAGAAAGAGAACATTCATTGCATCACTCCCATGAAATGGCAGAAAAA aGATTGAGGGGTATTGAAATAACCGACCTGCCCAGCTGCCCGGTGGTTCCCCCGGCACCAGAGTTACCTCCAAG GAAATGA
- the TMEM196 gene encoding transmembrane protein 196 isoform X6, with protein MILFSACCICGLIGGILNFQFLRALTKKSSALYSLHLASMSLACIGIGGCTLSSWLTCRLASYEQRRMFSEREHSLHHSHEMAEKRLRGIEITDLPSCPVVPPAPELPPRK; from the exons ATGATCCTTTTTTCTGCCTGTTGCATCTGTGGACTTATCGGAggaattttaaattttcaatttcttcGTGCTCTGACAAAGAAGTCATCTGCTCTCTATTCTTTGCATCTTGCCTCCATGTCTCTTGCATGCATTGGAATTGGTGGTTGCACCCTTTCTTCATGGCTCACTTGTCGGCTAGCCAGCTATGAACAAAGGCGTATGTTCTCAGAAAGAGAACATTCATTGCATCACTCCCATGAAATGGCAGAAAAA aGATTGAGGGGTATTGAAATAACCGACCTGCCCAGCTGCCCGGTGGTTCCCCCGGCACCAGAGTTACCTCCAAG GAAATGA
- the TMEM196 gene encoding transmembrane protein 196 isoform X1 — MCTSSQIIGSLLVLSVLEIGLGVSSVAVGAVSFSLVLTEHKPQLGDSSPVWSGVCFLLCGICGILCAKKKSGLVMILFSACCICGLIGGILNFQFLRALTKKSSALYSLHLASMSLACIGIGGCTLSSWLTCRLASYEQRRMFSEREHSLHHSHEMAEKRLRGIEITDLPSCPVVPPAPELPPRK; from the exons ATGTGCACCAGCAGCCAGATCATCGGGAGCCTCCTGGTGCTCTCCGTGCTGGAGATAGGGTTAGGGGTGTCCAGCGTGGCCGTGGGGGCGGTCAGTTTCAGCCTGGTCCTCACAGAGCATAAACCTCAGCTGGGAGACTCTTCTCCGGTATGGAGCGGGGTGTGT tttctgctttgtGGCATATGTGGAATATTGTGcgccaaaaaaaaatctggactTGTT ATGATCCTTTTTTCTGCCTGTTGCATCTGTGGACTTATCGGAggaattttaaattttcaatttcttcGTGCTCTGACAAAGAAGTCATCTGCTCTCTATTCTTTGCATCTTGCCTCCATGTCTCTTGCATGCATTGGAATTGGTGGTTGCACCCTTTCTTCATGGCTCACTTGTCGGCTAGCCAGCTATGAACAAAGGCGTATGTTCTCAGAAAGAGAACATTCATTGCATCACTCCCATGAAATGGCAGAAAAA aGATTGAGGGGTATTGAAATAACCGACCTGCCCAGCTGCCCGGTGGTTCCCCCGGCACCAGAGTTACCTCCAAG GAAATGA
- the TMEM196 gene encoding transmembrane protein 196 isoform X4 gives MCTSSQIIGSLLVLSVLEIGLGVSSVAVGAVSFSLVLTEHKPQLGDSSPVWSGVCFLLCGICGILCAKKKSGLVMILFSACCICGLIGGILNFQFLRALTKKSSALYSLHLASMSLACIGIGGCTLSSWLTCRLASYEQRRMFSEREHSLHHSHEMAEKEMTDNLSNGGPHLIYNGSVY, from the exons ATGTGCACCAGCAGCCAGATCATCGGGAGCCTCCTGGTGCTCTCCGTGCTGGAGATAGGGTTAGGGGTGTCCAGCGTGGCCGTGGGGGCGGTCAGTTTCAGCCTGGTCCTCACAGAGCATAAACCTCAGCTGGGAGACTCTTCTCCGGTATGGAGCGGGGTGTGT tttctgctttgtGGCATATGTGGAATATTGTGcgccaaaaaaaaatctggactTGTT ATGATCCTTTTTTCTGCCTGTTGCATCTGTGGACTTATCGGAggaattttaaattttcaatttcttcGTGCTCTGACAAAGAAGTCATCTGCTCTCTATTCTTTGCATCTTGCCTCCATGTCTCTTGCATGCATTGGAATTGGTGGTTGCACCCTTTCTTCATGGCTCACTTGTCGGCTAGCCAGCTATGAACAAAGGCGTATGTTCTCAGAAAGAGAACATTCATTGCATCACTCCCATGAAATGGCAGAAAAA GAAATGACAGACAACCTAAGCAATGGCGGCCCACATCTGATTTATAATGGAAGTGTATACTAA